In Halobacteriovorax sp. DA5, a genomic segment contains:
- a CDS encoding 5-formyltetrahydrofolate cyclo-ligase, producing MKKHFQKLIKMSLEKKQLRKKVLEILANLSLDDQRQLSEKICSNIDSLLKSENLNPKHLGVFFPIPGEVNCLNLKAKAILSFPSFGEESTQMCFRNTPINELEIVQAFGKEFRVPRDSDSIIFPEVILVPGVAFDNEGHRLGRGKGYYDIYLNRLINIDKKKVIKIGVCFNQQLSDEVVFEEHDQAMDFIVTDREVIKVNK from the coding sequence TTGAAGAAGCACTTCCAAAAACTCATTAAGATGAGTCTTGAAAAGAAACAGCTTCGAAAAAAGGTATTAGAAATATTAGCTAATTTAAGCTTAGATGATCAAAGACAGCTGTCTGAGAAAATCTGTTCCAATATCGATTCTCTTTTAAAATCCGAAAACTTAAATCCTAAGCACCTAGGGGTTTTCTTTCCAATTCCTGGTGAAGTTAATTGTTTAAATTTGAAGGCGAAAGCAATACTTAGTTTCCCTTCGTTTGGTGAAGAATCAACACAGATGTGTTTTCGAAATACACCAATAAATGAACTTGAAATAGTTCAAGCTTTTGGAAAAGAATTTAGAGTTCCTAGAGATAGTGATTCAATAATTTTTCCTGAAGTTATTTTAGTTCCAGGGGTTGCCTTTGATAATGAAGGCCATCGTTTGGGAAGAGGTAAAGGTTATTACGACATTTACCTTAATAGATTGATTAATATTGATAAGAAGAAAGTTATAAAAATAGGAGTTTGCTTTAATCAACAGTTAAGTGATGAAGTTGTCTTTGAGGAACATGATCAAGCAATGGATTTTATCGTAACTGATCGGGAAGTGATTAAAGTTAATAAATAG
- the zapA gene encoding cell division protein ZapA, with the protein MDISTEVKEYQILGHNFRLKESNEDEVVSATEIVEYVESIASNIRQKAPSISNSQLAALVALELAKEKLSLEREYRSEINEVKSLSDNALKLIEEALPKTH; encoded by the coding sequence ATGGATATAAGTACGGAAGTAAAAGAATATCAAATTTTAGGTCATAACTTTAGACTCAAAGAGTCTAATGAAGATGAGGTTGTTTCAGCAACTGAAATTGTTGAGTATGTTGAATCAATCGCAAGCAATATTCGCCAAAAGGCGCCTTCAATTTCTAACTCACAACTAGCAGCTCTAGTTGCACTTGAGTTGGCAAAAGAAAAGCTATCCTTAGAAAGGGAATACAGAAGTGAGATTAACGAAGTTAAGTCTCTTTCTGATAATGCACTAAAGTTGATTGAAGAAGCACTTCCAAAAACTCATTAA